A stretch of the Actinopolymorpha sp. NPDC004070 genome encodes the following:
- a CDS encoding response regulator transcription factor: MTHILIAEDEQGISSLIEKGLRGNGLDTTIVTDGDSALRQAQTGEYDLMVLDLGLPGKDGFTVLRRLRESRNAIPVVILTARTSVADTVAGLQGGADDYMSKPFRFEELLARIRLRLNAVPRPPVTVVRHGEFSLDLRTRRAVVGDRAVDLTTREFLLAEMFLRHPGQVLSRKQLLSHVWGYDFDPGSNVVDVYVRYLRRKLGSDRIQTVRGQGYRLVGENVAVGSHG, encoded by the coding sequence ATGACCCACATCCTCATCGCCGAGGACGAGCAGGGCATCTCGTCGCTGATCGAGAAGGGCCTGCGGGGAAACGGGCTGGACACCACCATCGTCACCGACGGGGATTCCGCGCTGCGCCAGGCCCAGACCGGCGAATACGACCTGATGGTGCTCGACCTCGGTCTGCCGGGCAAGGACGGATTCACCGTGCTCAGGCGTCTGCGGGAGTCTCGTAACGCCATTCCCGTGGTGATTCTGACCGCGCGCACCTCGGTCGCCGACACCGTGGCGGGGCTGCAGGGCGGGGCCGACGACTACATGAGCAAACCGTTCCGGTTCGAGGAGCTGCTGGCCCGGATTCGCCTTCGCCTGAACGCGGTCCCGCGCCCTCCGGTCACGGTGGTACGCCACGGGGAGTTCTCGCTGGACCTGCGCACCCGGCGGGCCGTCGTCGGTGACCGGGCGGTCGACCTGACCACCCGCGAATTCCTGCTCGCGGAAATGTTTCTCCGTCATCCCGGACAGGTGCTGTCCCGCAAACAGCTGCTGTCCCACGTCTGGGGATACGACTTCGACCCCGGCTCCAACGTGGTCGACGTCTATGTGCGGTACCTCCGCCGCAAGCTGGGTTCGGACCGCATCCAGACGGTGCGCGGTCAGGGATACCGGCTCGTCGGCGAGAACGTCGCGGTCGGCTCCCACGGCTGA
- a CDS encoding HAMP domain-containing sensor histidine kinase has protein sequence MAVSTGGYSPHQSVRVPRAARIRVLGWLVALCAVVMAAAGGAVMAIEHDRTTTEVDAELIRDVRQLANTASIRLDPGSGQVAVPDRRDFSVAFAAHPPRPDEAYFGFVDGRLLARSAGSDLSGRAAFGPALSAARAFDGPVSGGVAAANDLRLYSTALPGTGDHHATLVVARDTSRLEAGLYAEFRTYALIASGGLVLLALVGFAATGRTLSRLRLPVRPTTGQPLTFAPLTLHRQVLDDAGHELRTPITIMRGHLELLNPNDRAEVAATRDLVLDELDRMARLVDDLATLATADRPDFLRPAPVNVGVLVKEIAEKARTLGHRDWVVEASTDATVVADAQRLTQALLQLADNAVRHTAEGDTIALGSGVDESIRMARLWVRDTGPGVSEADQERIFGRFERAAEEEPGSGSGLGLAIVAAIAKAHDGRVVLYSTPGAGSTFTVLIPLVGSGTEQARHRSVEREPALTGDADSEPAAGHVRVVR, from the coding sequence GTGGCTGTGAGCACGGGCGGGTATTCACCGCACCAGTCGGTGCGTGTGCCGCGGGCAGCACGGATCCGCGTTCTCGGTTGGCTGGTGGCGTTGTGCGCCGTGGTGATGGCCGCCGCCGGTGGTGCCGTGATGGCGATCGAACACGACCGGACGACCACCGAAGTCGACGCCGAACTGATTCGGGATGTCCGTCAACTCGCGAATACGGCGTCGATCCGGCTCGACCCCGGCAGCGGTCAGGTTGCCGTACCCGACCGTCGGGACTTCTCGGTGGCGTTCGCCGCCCATCCACCGCGACCTGACGAGGCGTACTTCGGCTTCGTCGACGGCCGGCTGCTCGCCCGGTCGGCCGGAAGCGACCTGTCCGGCCGCGCCGCGTTCGGCCCTGCCCTGTCCGCCGCCCGGGCCTTCGACGGTCCGGTTTCCGGAGGGGTGGCGGCCGCGAACGACCTGCGCCTGTACAGCACGGCCCTCCCGGGCACCGGTGACCACCACGCCACGCTGGTGGTGGCCCGGGACACCTCGCGGCTGGAAGCAGGCCTCTACGCGGAGTTCCGGACGTACGCCCTCATCGCTTCGGGCGGCCTGGTCCTGCTGGCCCTGGTCGGCTTCGCTGCCACCGGCCGGACACTCTCCCGTCTGCGGTTGCCGGTACGCCCCACCACGGGGCAGCCGCTCACGTTCGCGCCGCTCACCCTGCACCGGCAGGTCCTCGACGACGCCGGCCACGAGCTGCGGACGCCGATCACCATCATGCGCGGGCACCTCGAACTCCTGAACCCGAACGACCGGGCCGAGGTCGCCGCCACCCGCGACCTGGTGCTGGACGAACTCGACCGGATGGCCCGGCTCGTGGACGACCTGGCGACCCTGGCCACCGCCGACCGGCCGGACTTCCTGCGGCCCGCTCCGGTGAACGTCGGCGTGCTGGTGAAGGAGATCGCCGAGAAGGCCCGCACCCTCGGCCACCGCGACTGGGTGGTGGAGGCCAGCACCGACGCCACCGTGGTCGCCGACGCCCAGCGGCTGACCCAGGCGCTGCTGCAACTCGCCGACAACGCCGTACGCCACACCGCCGAGGGCGACACCATCGCCCTCGGATCGGGTGTCGACGAGAGCATCCGGATGGCCAGGCTGTGGGTTCGTGACACCGGTCCGGGAGTGAGCGAGGCCGACCAGGAACGCATCTTCGGCCGGTTCGAACGCGCTGCGGAGGAGGAGCCGGGCTCTGGTTCGGGGCTGGGGCTCGCGATCGTCGCCGCGATCGCCAAGGCGCACGACGGCCGGGTCGTGCTGTACTCCACGCCCGGCGCCGGTTCGACGTTCACGGTGCTGATCCCGCTGGTGGGCAGCGGGACCGAGCAGGCTCGCCACCGCTCCGTCGAACGTGAGCCCGCGCTCACCGGTGACGCCGACAGTGAGCCCGCCGCCGGTCACGTACGGGTAGTCCGCTGA
- the murJ gene encoding murein biosynthesis integral membrane protein MurJ: MSGGRRAAVVRSSALLVGLTAVSQVLGFARDAVMAAVFGADAAVDAFLVSQGVMNVVLGLVSGAMARSLVPPVARAVDENRPKEGRRTVQVTLTVTMAVLLVASAVMFVLADPVVDVLAPGFDPHTEQLAVTMTRVVLVATVFVSGTNLLAGAAQAHGRFFWAGVQGVPFNLVMIAAMVAFGGRYGVVALAGGFVVGSAARFAVQLPAVRGIGLRLRPSWRVRDPGFREMMRMVPPLLVGSAIVNVNTTVDRAVGSAQGPGTISSLSYGWRVVTLAEVVLVTAFATALFPAFSALGRPERRGELRRATGRVLGVVLVVITPVVVVLVVGARPIVVLLFARGSFDERAVHLTTLAVSTYALALLGLAVREVVARASLAVGDSRAPVLTALGAMGVNVVGDLTLGVRYGVTGLAASTSMSVLLAATVLSVLTARRHRALALAPMARTVLAAGVAAAAAAAVGFAVSRRLPAEGARDAVVSLAVTGACCLLTYAVVLVLTRVSALADVRAALRDLTTRRR; this comes from the coding sequence CTGAGCGGGGGCAGGCGGGCCGCCGTCGTCCGCTCCTCCGCACTCCTCGTCGGGCTCACCGCCGTCAGCCAGGTGCTCGGCTTCGCCCGGGACGCGGTGATGGCCGCGGTGTTCGGTGCGGACGCAGCCGTCGACGCGTTCCTCGTCTCCCAAGGCGTGATGAACGTCGTGCTGGGCCTGGTCTCCGGCGCGATGGCGAGGTCGCTGGTGCCGCCGGTGGCGCGGGCCGTCGACGAGAACCGCCCGAAGGAAGGGCGGCGCACTGTCCAGGTCACCTTGACAGTGACGATGGCGGTCCTGCTGGTGGCGTCCGCGGTGATGTTCGTCCTCGCCGACCCGGTGGTGGACGTGCTGGCACCGGGCTTCGACCCGCACACCGAGCAGTTGGCCGTCACCATGACCCGCGTCGTCCTGGTGGCGACGGTGTTCGTCTCCGGCACGAACCTGCTGGCCGGTGCCGCCCAGGCACACGGCCGGTTCTTCTGGGCCGGCGTGCAGGGCGTGCCGTTCAACCTGGTGATGATCGCCGCGATGGTCGCCTTCGGCGGGAGGTACGGCGTGGTCGCGCTGGCCGGGGGTTTCGTCGTCGGGTCGGCCGCGCGGTTCGCTGTCCAGCTTCCGGCGGTGCGCGGCATCGGCCTGCGGCTGCGGCCCTCCTGGCGCGTCCGTGATCCGGGTTTCCGGGAGATGATGCGGATGGTGCCGCCGCTGCTGGTGGGCAGCGCCATCGTCAACGTCAACACCACGGTCGACCGCGCGGTCGGCTCGGCCCAGGGCCCCGGCACGATCTCCTCCCTCAGCTACGGCTGGCGGGTGGTCACGCTGGCCGAGGTCGTCCTGGTGACGGCGTTCGCCACCGCGTTGTTCCCCGCCTTCAGCGCACTCGGCCGGCCAGAGCGCCGCGGAGAGCTTCGCCGCGCGACCGGGAGAGTCCTCGGCGTGGTGCTCGTGGTGATCACCCCGGTGGTGGTGGTGCTCGTGGTGGGCGCCCGGCCGATCGTCGTGTTGCTGTTCGCCCGGGGCAGTTTCGACGAGCGGGCCGTCCACCTGACCACGCTGGCGGTGTCGACGTACGCGCTGGCACTGCTCGGCCTCGCGGTGCGCGAGGTGGTGGCCAGGGCGAGCCTCGCGGTCGGCGACAGCCGCGCACCGGTGCTCACCGCGCTGGGCGCGATGGGCGTGAACGTGGTGGGTGACCTGACGCTCGGCGTGCGGTACGGCGTGACCGGGCTGGCGGCGTCCACGTCGATGTCGGTGCTGCTGGCCGCCACCGTGCTCAGCGTGCTGACCGCCCGGCGTCACCGCGCTCTGGCGCTGGCACCGATGGCGCGCACCGTCCTCGCGGCGGGGGTGGCGGCGGCGGCCGCGGCCGCGGTGGGCTTCGCGGTGTCGCGCCGGCTGCCGGCCGAGGGTGCCCGGGACGCGGTGGTGTCCCTCGCGGTGACCGGCGCGTGTTGCCTGCTGACGTACGCCGTGGTGCTCGTGCTCACCCGGGTGTCCGCCCTGGCCGACGTGCGCGCCGCCCTGCGGGACCTGACCACCCGGCGCCGCTAG
- the hpnC gene encoding squalene synthase HpnC — translation MSDRPDGLHGADGPAMARFGVGGAGSADDPSAKAAAENFPVALKVTPVRIRQDLEAVYRYTRHLRDIGDETPADRSAVLDRLAGIEADVRALYHGDPVNDPVVADLASLVARQRVPADPLLRLVEANRRDQRVQRYDTFADLLDHCHYSADPVGELVLLVFGRATAERVRRSNQICTALQLLEHWQDVGEDYRRDRIYLPREDLRAFSVGEEELGLPRAGEALRSLIASETDRARNLLEAGAPLVGTLSGWARVSVAGYVAGGRATCSALRRAGYDPLRRVPRPTSPVIAGAWLRSMFGSRRTPAGRRG, via the coding sequence ATGTCCGACAGACCGGACGGCCTGCACGGCGCGGACGGGCCCGCGATGGCCCGGTTCGGGGTCGGCGGGGCCGGCAGTGCCGATGATCCGTCGGCGAAGGCGGCGGCGGAGAACTTCCCGGTCGCGCTGAAGGTGACGCCCGTACGCATCCGGCAGGATCTGGAGGCGGTCTACCGCTACACCCGGCACCTCCGCGACATCGGGGACGAGACGCCCGCCGACCGGTCGGCCGTACTCGACCGGTTAGCCGGCATCGAGGCCGACGTCCGCGCGCTCTACCACGGCGACCCGGTGAACGACCCTGTTGTGGCCGACCTCGCCTCGCTGGTGGCCCGGCAACGGGTGCCCGCCGATCCGCTGCTGCGGCTGGTCGAGGCCAACCGGCGCGACCAGCGGGTCCAGCGGTACGACACGTTCGCGGACCTGCTCGACCACTGCCACTACTCCGCGGACCCCGTGGGCGAACTCGTCCTGCTCGTCTTCGGCCGCGCCACCGCCGAACGCGTCCGCCGCTCGAACCAGATCTGTACGGCACTGCAACTGCTGGAGCACTGGCAGGACGTGGGCGAGGACTACCGACGGGACCGGATCTACCTGCCGCGGGAGGACCTGCGCGCGTTCTCCGTCGGCGAGGAGGAGCTCGGCCTGCCCCGGGCCGGCGAGGCGCTGCGGTCGCTGATCGCGTCCGAGACGGACCGGGCCCGAAACCTTCTGGAGGCGGGCGCGCCGCTCGTGGGCACGCTGTCGGGCTGGGCGCGGGTGAGCGTCGCGGGCTACGTCGCGGGTGGGCGGGCCACCTGCTCGGCCCTTCGCCGCGCCGGCTACGACCCGCTGCGCCGGGTGCCGCGGCCCACGTCACCGGTGATCGCCGGTGCCTGGCTGCGGAGCATGTTCGGTTCCCGGCGTACTCCGGCCGGTCGCCGGGGATGA
- a CDS encoding squalene/phytoene synthase family protein — MNVDQAYRECAAITRREARNFSYGIALLPGPKRRALSAVCAMARRVHDVSDGDLPVAEKLHRLAVARAQVERLLAEGAEPGGPAASDPVVVALADAARRFPIRLDALLEFLDGCEADVRGVRYKTFEDLVGYCRQVGGSVGRLCLGVFEPRSYAEAEPLADTLGVAVQLTCILRDLYDDRLRGRIYLPAADLDDYACTLELPEVRGPRADAANAAAGADDAPGAPDDEGLLDPDSFSDLVRFEANRTRAWYVRGLTLLPLLDRRSRSCVAAIAGVHLGLLDRISADPDLVRHQRLVPPAGAKFAAAARALTRGEA, encoded by the coding sequence ATGAACGTCGATCAGGCCTACCGCGAGTGTGCGGCGATCACCCGCCGGGAGGCACGGAACTTCTCCTACGGCATCGCGCTGCTCCCCGGGCCGAAGCGGCGCGCCCTGTCGGCGGTGTGCGCGATGGCACGCCGCGTCCACGACGTCAGCGACGGCGACCTGCCCGTGGCCGAGAAACTGCACCGGCTGGCGGTGGCGCGCGCCCAGGTCGAACGCCTGCTGGCGGAGGGAGCCGAGCCCGGCGGCCCAGCCGCGTCCGACCCGGTGGTGGTCGCGCTGGCCGACGCGGCGCGGCGGTTCCCGATCCGGCTGGACGCGCTGCTGGAGTTCCTCGACGGCTGCGAGGCCGACGTCCGGGGCGTGCGGTACAAGACGTTCGAGGACCTGGTGGGTTACTGCCGGCAGGTCGGCGGCTCGGTGGGCCGGCTCTGCCTCGGCGTGTTCGAGCCGCGGTCGTACGCCGAGGCGGAGCCGCTGGCCGACACCCTCGGCGTCGCGGTGCAGCTGACCTGCATCCTCCGCGACCTGTACGACGACCGGCTGCGCGGCCGGATCTACCTCCCGGCGGCCGACCTGGACGACTACGCCTGCACGCTCGAGCTACCGGAGGTCCGCGGCCCTCGCGCCGACGCGGCCAATGCCGCGGCCGGCGCCGACGACGCTCCCGGCGCGCCCGACGACGAGGGCCTGCTGGATCCGGACAGCTTCTCCGACCTGGTGCGGTTCGAGGCGAACCGCACGCGGGCGTGGTACGTCCGCGGCCTCACCCTGCTGCCGCTGCTGGACCGCCGCAGCCGGTCGTGCGTGGCGGCGATCGCGGGCGTCCACCTGGGGCTGCTGGACCGGATCAGCGCCGACCCCGACCTCGTACGCCACCAGCGCCTGGTCCCGCCGGCCGGAGCGAAGTTCGCGGCGGCGGCGCGGGCGCTGACCCGAGGTGAGGCATGA
- the hpnE gene encoding hydroxysqualene dehydroxylase HpnE, with translation MTSVAVVGGGLAGIAAAVRLADRGARVTLLESRTHLGGATYSLDRPAVSGRSGLVADTGQHVFLRCYHAYRALLERLDVATLAPVQDHLAIPVLRPGTRLGEPSEGPAWIYRTRRGPAPLHLARSLAAYRPLTPLERLRAGTAAVALRRVDPDDPHRDTATFGEWLRERRQSGRAIERLWGLIAVAALNLPPDEASLALAAKVFRTAFLDRPEAADLGIPAVSLRELHSRPAARLLERLGVDVRTNTKVLAIDPVPEPASGPAVDSHRFVLRTRTDELTTDAVVVAVPHQAAARLVPPRAVPDEGRERWARLGSAPIVNVHLRYDRRVTAFPYAGALDSPVQWVFDRTRAAGVDRGQYLVVSVSAAHTEVGTTTEELRRTYANAVDELLPGARRARVVESFVTREPHATFRQGPGTAALRPPTHTGLPGLTLAGAWTATGWPDTMESAVRSGLRAADALSLTRTRTQRPLGEALP, from the coding sequence ATGACGTCGGTCGCGGTGGTCGGCGGCGGCCTGGCCGGAATCGCGGCCGCGGTCCGACTGGCCGACCGGGGTGCCCGGGTGACCCTGCTGGAGTCGCGCACCCACCTGGGCGGTGCGACGTACTCCCTGGACCGGCCCGCCGTCTCCGGCCGCTCCGGTCTGGTCGCCGACACTGGCCAGCACGTGTTCCTGCGCTGCTACCACGCCTACCGCGCCCTGCTGGAACGCCTCGACGTGGCCACGCTCGCGCCGGTGCAGGACCATCTGGCGATCCCGGTGCTGCGGCCGGGCACCCGGCTCGGCGAGCCGTCGGAGGGGCCGGCCTGGATCTACCGCACCCGGCGCGGTCCCGCGCCCCTGCACCTGGCCCGGTCGCTGGCGGCGTACAGGCCGCTGACGCCGCTGGAACGGCTCCGGGCCGGCACGGCCGCGGTCGCACTGCGCCGGGTCGACCCGGACGATCCGCACCGGGACACAGCGACGTTCGGTGAGTGGCTGCGCGAACGCCGGCAGTCCGGGCGGGCGATCGAACGCCTGTGGGGGCTGATCGCGGTCGCCGCGCTGAACCTCCCGCCGGACGAGGCGTCCCTCGCGCTGGCCGCCAAGGTGTTCCGCACCGCGTTCCTCGACCGGCCCGAGGCTGCCGACCTCGGCATCCCCGCGGTGTCCCTGCGGGAGTTGCACTCCCGGCCCGCGGCGCGACTGCTGGAACGCCTCGGTGTCGACGTACGCACCAACACGAAGGTGCTGGCCATCGATCCGGTCCCCGAACCCGCGTCCGGCCCGGCAGTGGACAGCCACCGGTTCGTCCTGCGCACGCGGACCGACGAGCTCACCACGGACGCGGTCGTGGTGGCCGTACCCCACCAGGCCGCCGCCCGGCTGGTGCCGCCCCGCGCGGTGCCCGACGAGGGGCGGGAACGCTGGGCCCGCCTGGGTTCCGCGCCCATCGTCAACGTCCACCTGCGCTACGACCGCCGGGTGACGGCGTTCCCGTACGCCGGCGCGCTGGACTCCCCCGTGCAGTGGGTCTTCGACCGTACGCGGGCCGCGGGCGTGGACCGCGGCCAGTACCTCGTGGTGTCGGTGTCGGCTGCGCACACCGAGGTCGGCACGACCACCGAGGAACTCCGCCGTACCTACGCCAACGCGGTGGACGAACTGCTGCCCGGCGCGCGCAGGGCCCGGGTGGTCGAGTCGTTCGTCACCCGCGAACCCCACGCGACGTTCCGCCAGGGCCCCGGCACGGCGGCGTTGCGTCCCCCCACCCACACCGGACTACCCGGGCTCACCCTCGCCGGCGCGTGGACCGCCACGGGGTGGCCGGACACCATGGAGAGCGCGGTACGCAGCGGCCTGCGGGCGGCGGACGCACTCTCCCTCACCAGGACCCGGACTCAGCGACCCCTTGGAGAGGCCCTGCCATGA